One window of Dyadobacter sandarakinus genomic DNA carries:
- a CDS encoding alpha-1,4-glucan--maltose-1-phosphate maltosyltransferase, whose translation MQEGRKRVIITNVTPQIEGGKYPARRAIGESITVTADIFGDGHDSVAASIVFKHENDQHWDEVAMQFLINDQWEATWRPEKLGFYEYRVTGWIDHYTTWKKGLVKKYEAGQDLAVELLIGVELLDEAGALASETDKPLFSQWAEQLKNEKNREAAVNLAISGSVAEAVGKIRFTNRITVFPTTFQLEIERKKAAYSTWYEFFPRSAAATPQTHGTFKDAERLLPRVAKMGFDTLYFPPIHPIGEMKRKGRNNTLTPAPTDPGSPWAIGNRLGGHKAVHPELGTIEDFEALVQAAKNLGIEIAMDIAYQCAPDHPYVKEHPQWFKWRPDGTVQYAENPPKRYEDILPFDFETKDWENLWNELKSVIDFWIEKGVKVFRIDNPHTKAFAFWEWMIGEVRRKNPEVLFLAEAFTRPRIMERLAKIGFNQSYTYFTWRNTKWELEQYMNELTKTDQQYYFRPNFWPNTPDILPHHLAEGGENAHIIRFLLAATLSSNYGMYGPVYEFGVNTPHPGKEEYTDNEKYEIKHWDWERYSRTAEIITRVNRIRRENTALQSTWNIDFAETDNDSIISFVKTDTETGNALLIAINLDVYNTQGAHIKVPVTKFGLDYHQSYRVSDMLSGEKYYWQGEYNYVQMNPYEMPGHILKIEPLN comes from the coding sequence ATGCAGGAAGGAAGGAAACGCGTAATCATTACGAATGTCACTCCTCAGATCGAAGGAGGGAAATATCCGGCCAGGCGGGCAATAGGTGAAAGCATAACAGTTACTGCAGATATTTTTGGTGACGGCCACGACTCAGTAGCAGCCAGTATTGTTTTCAAACATGAAAATGATCAGCACTGGGATGAAGTTGCTATGCAGTTCCTGATCAATGATCAGTGGGAAGCTACCTGGCGTCCGGAGAAGCTCGGCTTTTACGAATATCGGGTAACGGGCTGGATAGACCATTATACAACCTGGAAAAAGGGCCTCGTCAAGAAGTACGAAGCCGGGCAGGACCTGGCTGTGGAGCTGCTTATCGGAGTTGAACTGCTGGATGAAGCCGGGGCACTTGCTTCCGAGACTGACAAACCGCTGTTTTCACAATGGGCAGAACAGCTGAAAAATGAAAAAAACAGGGAAGCTGCCGTAAATCTGGCCATCAGCGGGAGTGTTGCCGAAGCAGTGGGCAAGATCCGGTTTACAAATCGCATTACTGTTTTCCCCACAACATTCCAGCTTGAAATTGAGCGTAAAAAAGCGGCTTACAGTACCTGGTACGAGTTCTTTCCACGTTCGGCTGCTGCCACTCCCCAAACCCACGGTACTTTCAAAGATGCAGAACGCCTGCTGCCGAGAGTAGCCAAAATGGGGTTTGATACCTTATACTTCCCGCCCATTCACCCCATCGGTGAGATGAAGCGCAAAGGGCGCAATAATACACTTACCCCCGCGCCCACCGATCCGGGATCGCCCTGGGCGATTGGTAACAGGCTGGGTGGGCATAAAGCTGTGCATCCGGAGCTGGGTACCATTGAAGATTTTGAAGCACTGGTGCAGGCGGCAAAAAACCTGGGCATTGAGATTGCGATGGACATTGCCTACCAATGCGCGCCGGATCATCCTTATGTAAAGGAGCATCCGCAATGGTTTAAGTGGCGGCCCGACGGTACAGTTCAGTATGCTGAAAATCCGCCCAAAAGATACGAGGACATTCTTCCCTTTGATTTTGAAACAAAAGACTGGGAAAACCTCTGGAATGAGCTGAAAAGTGTGATTGATTTCTGGATTGAAAAGGGAGTTAAAGTATTCCGTATTGATAATCCGCATACAAAAGCATTTGCCTTCTGGGAATGGATGATCGGAGAAGTACGGAGAAAAAACCCCGAGGTGCTCTTCCTGGCAGAGGCATTTACACGTCCGCGGATCATGGAGCGGCTTGCCAAAATCGGCTTCAACCAGTCCTATACCTATTTTACCTGGCGAAATACCAAATGGGAGCTCGAACAATATATGAACGAGCTTACCAAAACTGACCAGCAGTACTATTTCCGGCCCAACTTCTGGCCCAACACGCCTGATATTCTTCCGCATCACCTTGCCGAAGGTGGCGAAAATGCGCACATTATCCGCTTTTTGCTTGCTGCCACACTGTCGTCCAACTACGGGATGTATGGTCCTGTGTACGAATTTGGCGTCAATACGCCGCACCCGGGCAAGGAGGAATATACCGACAATGAAAAGTACGAGATCAAGCACTGGGACTGGGAACGGTACAGCCGTACTGCCGAAATAATCACGCGGGTCAATCGTATCCGCAGGGAAAATACAGCCCTGCAATCCACCTGGAACATCGACTTTGCCGAGACCGATAATGACTCCATTATTTCGTTTGTCAAAACAGATACCGAGACTGGCAATGCATTACTGATCGCGATCAACCTGGACGTATATAATACTCAGGGAGCGCACATCAAGGTGCCGGTAACGAAGTTCGGGTTGGATTACCACCAGTCATACCGGGTCAGTGACATGCTGAGCGGTGAGAAATATTACTGGCAGGGCGAATACAATTATGTACAGATGAACCCTTACGAAATGCCCGGACACATCCTCAAAATTGAACCTTTGAACTGA
- the treY gene encoding malto-oligosyltrehalose synthase, with protein sequence MNSPIATYRLQFHKDFTLEQFEKLVPYFRKLGVGTIYASPILESSPGSTHGYDGINPHLVNPEIGTIEQLRTISQTLRKDEIGWLQDIVPNHMAFTPVNPWIADLLEKGPRSRYAKFFDVSGNSALFTGKLMVPFLGNELEDEIRDGNISLALNTSTNKPAWKYFDEFFPVSLSTYQALLTPREGAPDSIASLSEQFDKLHEQEAPAFYDQAWNELMLQFNALLKNPEFAAFLNKRLEEINADPEAVTELLGQQEYELCFWQHTAEKINFRRFFTVNGLICLNIQDDQVFETYHELIRELVDDGTWTGLRIDHIDGLYDPEKYLQDLRTLTGGDAYIVVEKILEKDEQMPVHWEIQGTSGYEFLADVNNVFTSTEAEKPFTDFYRELTGDEREIKAQLLDKKSDILYKHMGGELDNLYQLFVRLQLADQEVLNSIGADELKRAIGALLIYFPVYRYYGNQLPLPEKEQTELRSLFDKLRENEAGLTDALHLLEKVLMGTEEDEAPEGALEFYQRLMQFSGPLMAKGGEDTLMYTYNRFIGHNDVGDFPDRFGMTVKDFHARMRRRQKEQPFSLNTTSTHDTKRGEDVRARLNVLTDLADEWLALVKECQEMNQSDRGQGPDLNDEYLIYQTIVGAYPMPGSGDNDFADRLEAYLQKALREGKTNSDWAEPNEAYEKAAVEFAQKLLEKDTPFQRRFAEFQSDVIEYGIINSLAQVVLKFTCPGIPDVYQGCELWDLSLVDPDNRRPVDYALREKLLTGFADYDHGTLLSNLWENRHEGGIKLWLTTRLFELRKEAPLIFTGGEYIPLTVRGTYKNNVLAFARKQKKDFYIIAVPLHIAQVCHEQQTDFFGLDWKDTNIVLPDNLSPEWLDIFTEKSSEYQGKLVVADLFKTLPAVILKGTRVDNERKAGVLLHISSLASPFGVGDLGPEAYAFADFLARSNQKLWQILPLNPIEAAQANSPYSALSSRAGNYLLISPEQLAAEGLLDADGLQEYHLPQAEKADFDKAGEVKAQMLKKAFEKSLELNDASEKQALEEFAEQNADWLPDFCLYMVLKEKHEGSPWFEWTPEFRKREESALSRLKEEAAGEIRQIAWQQYIFNKQWKNLHSYCKERGIELLGDIPFYVSYDSADVWSHRDLFRVDEEGKITGVAGVPPDAFSDDGQLWGMPVFNWDALKESGYHWWIRRLAKNMELFDISRLDHFRAFADYWEVPGGEKTAVNGTWQLGPGEEFFAKAETELGSLPFIAEDLGEMSPAVYVLRDKFSLPGMKVAQFAFDENMPQSDHIPHNYKPNFIAYTGTHDNNTTRGWLRQSADEQTAERVSYYAGYEVNEENVSQAMSRMVFGSVAKWAIIPMQDVLNLDESAIMNIPGSSEDNWSWRLTPGQITKEAEQWLTEVTVLFNRD encoded by the coding sequence ATGAACAGTCCAATCGCTACTTACCGTCTGCAATTTCATAAAGATTTTACGCTCGAACAGTTTGAAAAGCTGGTACCATACTTCCGCAAGCTCGGAGTAGGAACCATCTATGCTTCTCCCATTCTTGAATCCTCGCCGGGCAGTACCCATGGCTACGACGGGATCAATCCGCACCTGGTCAATCCGGAAATCGGGACCATTGAGCAGCTTCGTACAATCAGCCAGACACTGCGGAAAGATGAGATCGGATGGTTGCAGGACATTGTTCCCAATCACATGGCCTTCACGCCCGTCAACCCCTGGATCGCCGACCTGCTCGAAAAAGGACCAAGATCCAGGTATGCAAAGTTTTTTGATGTAAGCGGCAACAGTGCATTATTTACAGGCAAGCTCATGGTGCCTTTCCTGGGCAATGAGCTGGAAGATGAAATCAGGGACGGAAACATTTCATTGGCACTGAATACCAGCACGAACAAGCCGGCATGGAAGTATTTCGATGAATTCTTTCCTGTAAGCCTGTCGACCTACCAGGCACTGCTTACCCCGCGCGAAGGTGCGCCGGACTCCATTGCGAGCCTGTCGGAACAATTTGATAAACTGCATGAGCAGGAAGCCCCTGCTTTTTACGATCAGGCCTGGAACGAGCTGATGCTGCAATTTAATGCACTGCTCAAAAATCCTGAGTTTGCCGCCTTCCTGAACAAGCGTCTGGAAGAGATCAATGCAGATCCCGAGGCAGTTACCGAACTGCTCGGACAGCAGGAGTATGAGCTTTGTTTTTGGCAGCACACAGCCGAAAAGATTAATTTCCGGAGGTTTTTTACCGTAAACGGACTCATTTGTCTGAATATCCAGGATGACCAGGTTTTTGAAACCTATCACGAGCTGATCCGCGAGCTGGTGGACGATGGTACCTGGACCGGACTGCGCATTGACCATATTGACGGATTGTACGATCCTGAGAAGTACCTTCAGGACCTTCGTACCCTGACTGGCGGCGATGCATATATTGTTGTTGAGAAGATCCTGGAAAAAGACGAGCAAATGCCCGTGCACTGGGAGATTCAGGGAACATCGGGCTACGAATTCCTGGCGGATGTCAACAACGTATTTACCAGCACCGAAGCTGAAAAACCATTCACCGACTTTTACAGGGAACTCACCGGCGACGAGCGCGAGATCAAAGCGCAGCTGCTTGATAAAAAATCAGACATCCTGTACAAGCACATGGGTGGCGAACTCGATAACCTTTACCAGCTTTTTGTAAGGTTGCAGCTCGCAGACCAGGAAGTCCTTAATAGCATCGGAGCCGATGAGCTGAAACGTGCGATTGGCGCATTGCTGATCTATTTCCCCGTTTACCGCTATTACGGCAACCAGTTGCCACTACCCGAAAAAGAACAAACCGAGCTCAGAAGCCTGTTTGATAAGCTGCGCGAAAATGAAGCCGGGCTTACTGATGCCCTCCACCTGCTCGAAAAAGTACTGATGGGTACGGAGGAGGATGAGGCGCCCGAAGGTGCATTGGAATTTTACCAGCGACTGATGCAGTTTTCGGGTCCGCTGATGGCCAAGGGAGGGGAAGATACATTAATGTACACCTACAACCGCTTCATCGGTCATAATGATGTGGGCGACTTTCCTGACCGGTTTGGGATGACTGTAAAGGATTTTCATGCGCGTATGCGCCGGAGGCAAAAAGAGCAGCCATTTTCATTGAACACTACCTCAACACACGACACCAAAAGAGGTGAGGATGTACGCGCGCGGCTCAACGTACTCACCGACCTGGCCGACGAGTGGCTGGCGTTGGTAAAGGAATGTCAGGAAATGAACCAGTCCGATCGCGGCCAGGGCCCAGACCTGAATGATGAATACCTCATTTACCAGACCATCGTGGGCGCATACCCGATGCCGGGCTCAGGCGATAATGACTTTGCTGACCGGCTTGAAGCGTATTTGCAAAAAGCATTGCGTGAAGGAAAAACGAATTCCGACTGGGCCGAACCGAATGAAGCCTATGAAAAGGCCGCAGTAGAGTTTGCACAAAAATTACTGGAAAAGGATACCCCGTTCCAGAGACGTTTTGCAGAATTCCAGTCTGATGTGATTGAATACGGCATTATCAATTCCCTGGCGCAGGTAGTGCTGAAATTTACCTGTCCGGGCATTCCCGACGTGTACCAAGGATGCGAGCTTTGGGACCTGAGCCTGGTGGATCCGGATAACCGGCGCCCCGTCGACTATGCATTGCGTGAAAAACTGCTGACGGGCTTTGCTGATTATGACCATGGTACGCTCCTGTCCAATCTTTGGGAAAACCGGCACGAAGGCGGCATCAAGCTTTGGCTTACAACGCGCTTGTTTGAGCTGCGAAAAGAAGCACCGCTGATTTTTACAGGCGGAGAATATATCCCGCTGACGGTGCGCGGAACCTACAAAAACAATGTGCTCGCATTTGCACGAAAACAAAAAAAGGACTTCTACATTATTGCAGTCCCATTGCATATTGCGCAGGTATGCCATGAGCAGCAAACGGACTTTTTCGGGCTCGACTGGAAAGATACCAACATCGTACTGCCCGACAACCTGTCGCCCGAGTGGCTGGATATCTTCACTGAGAAAAGCAGTGAGTACCAGGGCAAGCTGGTTGTAGCGGACCTTTTCAAAACGCTGCCTGCGGTGATATTAAAAGGTACCCGGGTAGATAATGAGCGTAAAGCTGGTGTACTGCTGCACATTTCTTCATTGGCATCACCCTTTGGAGTAGGTGATCTTGGGCCTGAGGCATATGCATTCGCTGATTTTCTGGCACGTAGTAATCAAAAGCTCTGGCAGATACTTCCCCTCAATCCCATAGAGGCGGCGCAGGCCAATTCTCCATACAGTGCATTGTCCAGCAGGGCAGGTAATTATTTGCTGATCAGTCCGGAGCAGCTTGCCGCTGAAGGATTGCTGGATGCAGACGGTTTGCAGGAATATCACCTGCCGCAGGCCGAGAAGGCCGACTTCGACAAAGCAGGAGAAGTGAAAGCGCAGATGTTGAAAAAAGCATTTGAAAAGTCTTTGGAGCTCAACGATGCTTCCGAAAAGCAGGCCCTTGAAGAATTTGCAGAGCAAAATGCCGACTGGCTGCCCGACTTTTGTCTGTACATGGTTTTGAAAGAAAAACATGAGGGAAGTCCCTGGTTTGAATGGACACCCGAGTTCAGGAAGCGGGAAGAAAGTGCATTGTCCAGACTGAAAGAAGAGGCCGCCGGAGAAATCAGGCAGATAGCGTGGCAGCAATATATTTTTAATAAACAATGGAAAAACCTGCACTCGTACTGCAAGGAACGTGGCATCGAGCTGCTGGGCGACATTCCTTTCTATGTGAGCTATGACTCGGCGGATGTATGGTCGCACCGTGACCTGTTCCGGGTGGATGAAGAGGGTAAGATCACCGGCGTGGCTGGCGTGCCGCCGGATGCTTTCTCTGACGATGGCCAGCTTTGGGGAATGCCGGTGTTCAACTGGGATGCACTCAAAGAAAGCGGCTACCACTGGTGGATCCGCAGGCTCGCCAAGAATATGGAGTTGTTTGACATTTCGCGCCTCGACCATTTCCGTGCTTTTGCCGATTACTGGGAAGTACCCGGGGGCGAAAAGACTGCCGTCAATGGTACCTGGCAGCTGGGGCCGGGTGAGGAGTTTTTTGCCAAAGCCGAAACCGAGCTGGGCAGCCTGCCTTTTATAGCCGAGGACCTGGGTGAAATGAGTCCTGCTGTATATGTACTGCGCGATAAGTTCTCACTGCCCGGCATGAAGGTAGCACAATTTGCCTTTGACGAAAACATGCCGCAATCGGATCACATTCCGCATAATTACAAGCCCAATTTCATTGCCTACACCGGCACCCACGACAATAATACCACCCGCGGCTGGCTCAGGCAGTCCGCTGACGAGCAAACTGCGGAAAGGGTATCGTACTATGCAGGGTATGAGGTAAATGAAGAAAATGTAAGCCAGGCGATGTCGCGGATGGTATTCGGCTCAGTGGCCAAATGGGCAATCATACCCATGCAGGACGTGCTGAACCTTGACGAGTCAGCGATCATGAATATTCCGGGATCGAGCGAAGACAACTGGTCGTGGAGACTTACTCCCGGGCAGATCACGAAGGAAGCCGAACAATGGCTTACTGAAGTTACCGTGCTCTTCAACCGCGATTAG
- a CDS encoding hybrid sensor histidine kinase/response regulator encodes MAVFVLIFKVLPTIGQEINYPFRHLSTNSGLSQNNVTSILCDSRGFMWFGTPDGLNIYDGYKFTIYRNDPENERSLGHNYVHALCEDKRGKLWIGTDDAGLSLYNPVTDRFLNFRTNAAVPGSISHNKVTSISMNAKGNLWIGTGGGGINYLDIATKKFTAFRHSPDVRSLSSDFVSYVLVDRKGRVWVATSNAGLNLMTSPKGDFVHFTHAPATPGSLSKNELNALYEDRAGNIWIATEGGGLNRFNPADSTFTVFRHNPDDKRSISHNDVLSIQEDKAGRLWIGTRNGGINILNADGTFDHFVADRSNPDRLNNGSIYTMFCDKNGAMWVGTYSGGINIMDAEPLKFNRLRSYAGKIDGLNNDNILAITEDHAGNLWLGTDGGGINVWDRKNAAFSHYKHEPENRKSIASNYVISLHEDRDKIMWIGNYKGGLSTFNSKQRTFDNLNRESKIKGRIPSNIHALEDDHAGTLWIATSEGLLRYNKASGTYIRYYAHPSKPDGINANVILSLLVDRQDRVWVGTEGGGLNLFQDKTGTFKHYTSDIHDKTTLSSNLVNCIYQDSKNRIWVGTNGGLNLMDDRKGTFTQYRQKDGLPNEVIEGILEDAHGTLWLTTNLGVSNFNPDTRTFRNYDTSDGLQGTSFNRMSVYKNAAGTMFLGGQNGLNVFHPDSIRYNKYVPPVFITDFQVFNKSVSNKDKNSPLRHHITAVKDIRVSHKDLMLSFEFTALNYTITRKNQYAYKLEGFDDDWIMSGTTRRATYTNLDPGDYVFRVKASNNDGVWNETGTYIRLHIVPPFWGTWWFRGVILLLLAGVIFLLYQMRVGAMKKQRKILLQEVKERTKEVILQKQALEIQAEHLHKLNRDLKQKHILEHQAREEAEKANQAKSVFLATMSHEIRTPMNGILGMALLLSQTEMTDEQAEYTETIMSCGDGLLTVINDILDFSKIESGNMELESKTFDLPECIEEVLGVFSGKAALEGLDLVYQINPEVPSRIIGDSLRLRQVLINLVGNAVKFTKKGEILVSVALLSTDEHGEIELQFKVKDSGIGISDDKLDLLFRAFSQVDSSHSRKYGGTGLGLVICRRLVELMGGRIYAESEEEKGATFTFTIMTLPGEPDPAAGTELHRSDSEGKQVLVVDDNRTNLRIIDSQLKYWKLVPALASSGREALEILKSNPKIELVITDQNMPVMNGLDLSRKIRDTYPDIPIVLLSSVGDETRKNYPDIFAAVLTKPVKHQRLGQVIQNELSRQVVAPAPPPRPSLLSTYFAEEFPLKILVTEDNAINEKLFVTVLTKLGYHPTVAHNGLEALNAAREETFDMIFMDVQMPEMDGLDATRNIRKLNIQQPYITAMTANAMHEDREICLKAGMDDYISKPLRHEDIKAALQRGYTARQPMLE; translated from the coding sequence TTGGCTGTATTTGTCCTCATTTTTAAGGTACTTCCTACTATCGGGCAGGAAATCAACTACCCCTTCCGTCATCTTTCCACGAATAGTGGTTTGTCACAGAATAACGTCACAAGCATACTATGTGACAGCAGGGGCTTCATGTGGTTCGGCACGCCCGACGGGCTCAACATCTACGACGGCTACAAGTTTACGATTTACCGCAACGACCCGGAAAACGAGCGCAGCCTCGGGCATAACTACGTGCATGCCTTGTGCGAGGACAAACGCGGCAAACTCTGGATCGGCACGGACGATGCGGGTTTGAGCCTGTATAATCCGGTGACCGACCGTTTTCTTAATTTCAGGACAAATGCTGCGGTACCCGGCAGCATCAGCCACAACAAAGTCACCAGCATATCCATGAATGCCAAAGGCAACCTCTGGATAGGGACGGGAGGCGGAGGTATCAATTATCTTGATATAGCTACCAAGAAGTTTACTGCATTCAGGCACTCTCCGGATGTCAGAAGTTTAAGCAGCGACTTTGTATCCTATGTTCTGGTTGACCGGAAAGGACGTGTATGGGTGGCTACTTCCAATGCCGGCCTCAACCTGATGACCAGTCCGAAAGGGGATTTTGTACACTTTACACACGCACCTGCCACGCCCGGCTCACTCAGCAAAAATGAACTCAATGCCCTATACGAAGACCGGGCCGGCAATATCTGGATTGCTACGGAGGGAGGCGGCCTCAACCGGTTCAATCCGGCCGACAGTACCTTTACCGTGTTCCGCCACAACCCGGATGACAAGCGTAGTATCTCCCACAATGATGTCCTGTCGATCCAGGAGGACAAAGCCGGCCGCCTCTGGATTGGGACGCGTAATGGAGGCATTAACATCCTGAATGCTGACGGAACCTTCGACCATTTTGTAGCGGACCGCTCCAATCCGGACCGGCTGAACAATGGTTCCATTTACACCATGTTCTGCGATAAGAATGGTGCGATGTGGGTGGGAACATACAGCGGCGGTATCAACATCATGGATGCCGAGCCTTTGAAGTTTAACAGATTACGAAGCTATGCAGGCAAAATCGACGGTCTGAACAATGATAACATTCTCGCTATCACCGAAGACCATGCAGGAAATCTCTGGCTGGGAACCGATGGGGGCGGGATCAATGTGTGGGACCGTAAAAATGCCGCATTTTCCCACTACAAGCACGAGCCTGAAAACCGTAAAAGCATTGCGAGCAATTATGTGATTTCCCTGCACGAGGACCGTGACAAGATCATGTGGATCGGTAATTACAAAGGGGGATTAAGCACATTTAATTCTAAACAAAGAACGTTCGACAACCTTAACCGGGAAAGCAAAATCAAGGGACGGATACCTTCCAATATCCACGCGCTCGAAGATGACCATGCGGGAACGCTGTGGATCGCCACGTCCGAGGGCCTGCTGCGGTACAACAAGGCCAGCGGTACCTACATCCGGTACTACGCACACCCTTCAAAGCCCGACGGGATCAATGCCAATGTAATCCTGTCCCTGCTGGTAGACAGGCAGGACCGGGTATGGGTAGGTACTGAAGGAGGCGGGCTCAACCTTTTTCAAGACAAAACGGGCACATTCAAACATTACACAAGCGACATTCATGACAAGACAACGCTGAGCAGCAATCTGGTCAACTGTATTTATCAGGACAGCAAAAACAGGATCTGGGTGGGTACCAACGGCGGACTGAACCTGATGGATGACCGCAAAGGTACATTTACCCAATACCGGCAGAAAGACGGCCTGCCCAATGAAGTGATTGAGGGAATCCTGGAAGATGCGCACGGAACGCTGTGGCTCACCACAAACCTCGGGGTTTCCAACTTCAACCCTGATACCCGCACCTTCCGGAATTACGATACAAGCGATGGTCTGCAGGGGACGTCTTTCAACAGGATGTCGGTGTATAAAAATGCGGCAGGTACCATGTTCCTGGGCGGGCAGAACGGGTTGAATGTTTTTCATCCCGACAGTATCCGCTATAATAAATATGTACCTCCGGTATTCATCACGGATTTTCAGGTCTTCAACAAGTCTGTCAGCAATAAGGACAAAAATTCTCCACTGAGGCATCACATCACGGCTGTGAAGGACATCCGCGTTTCGCACAAGGACCTGATGCTTTCTTTTGAATTTACCGCCTTGAACTATACCATCACGCGTAAAAATCAGTATGCCTACAAGCTGGAAGGTTTCGATGATGACTGGATTATGTCGGGGACTACCCGGAGAGCGACCTACACCAATCTCGACCCGGGTGACTATGTTTTCAGGGTCAAGGCTTCGAACAATGATGGTGTCTGGAATGAGACGGGCACTTACATCCGGCTGCATATCGTACCTCCATTCTGGGGGACATGGTGGTTCAGGGGTGTCATACTACTGCTGCTTGCCGGAGTGATTTTCCTGCTGTACCAGATGCGCGTGGGAGCCATGAAAAAACAGCGTAAAATTCTTTTGCAGGAAGTAAAAGAGCGCACGAAAGAGGTGATCCTGCAAAAACAGGCACTCGAAATTCAGGCGGAACATTTGCATAAGCTCAACAGGGACCTCAAACAAAAGCACATTCTTGAACATCAGGCCAGAGAGGAAGCAGAAAAGGCAAACCAGGCCAAAAGTGTATTCCTGGCCACAATGAGCCACGAAATCAGGACGCCTATGAACGGTATTCTGGGTATGGCGCTGCTGCTTTCACAAACCGAAATGACCGACGAGCAGGCCGAATATACCGAAACGATCATGAGCTGCGGGGATGGACTACTGACAGTCATCAATGACATTCTTGACTTTTCGAAAATCGAATCGGGGAACATGGAGCTGGAAAGCAAAACGTTTGACCTGCCTGAATGCATTGAGGAAGTACTGGGAGTATTTTCGGGCAAAGCTGCGCTCGAAGGACTGGACCTTGTTTACCAGATCAATCCCGAAGTGCCGTCCCGAATTATCGGTGACAGCCTGCGGCTGAGGCAGGTACTGATTAACCTGGTCGGAAATGCAGTAAAATTTACCAAAAAAGGGGAAATCCTCGTCAGTGTGGCACTGCTTTCGACAGATGAGCATGGCGAGATCGAACTGCAGTTCAAGGTGAAGGATTCGGGCATCGGGATTTCTGACGACAAGCTTGATCTTCTTTTCCGGGCATTTTCGCAGGTGGATTCATCGCACAGCCGCAAGTACGGGGGCACGGGTCTGGGACTTGTGATATGCCGCAGGCTGGTGGAGCTCATGGGCGGGCGCATCTATGCCGAAAGTGAGGAGGAAAAAGGGGCAACATTTACCTTCACGATCATGACCCTGCCCGGTGAACCTGATCCGGCTGCCGGCACAGAGCTGCACCGGAGCGACAGTGAAGGCAAGCAGGTACTGGTGGTGGACGACAACCGGACCAATCTGCGGATCATCGACAGCCAGCTGAAATACTGGAAGCTTGTTCCCGCTTTGGCCTCGTCGGGCAGGGAAGCACTGGAAATCTTAAAGTCCAACCCCAAAATAGAGCTGGTGATCACCGACCAGAACATGCCGGTCATGAATGGCCTTGACCTGTCCAGAAAAATCAGGGACACCTACCCGGACATTCCGATTGTACTGCTCAGCTCGGTAGGGGACGAAACGCGTAAAAACTATCCGGATATATTCGCAGCCGTGCTGACAAAGCCTGTGAAACATCAGCGCCTTGGTCAGGTGATCCAGAACGAGCTTTCGCGCCAGGTTGTGGCCCCGGCTCCTCCACCCCGCCCCAGCTTACTGTCTACCTACTTTGCTGAGGAATTTCCACTAAAAATCCTCGTGACTGAGGATAATGCGATCAATGAAAAGTTGTTTGTGACGGTTTTGACAAAGCTGGGATATCACCCTACGGTTGCTCATAACGGACTGGAAGCATTGAACGCAGCACGCGAAGAAACATTCGACATGATTTTTATGGATGTGCAAATGCCGGAAATGGACGGCCTGGATGCTACACGCAATATCCGCAAGCTGAATATCCAGCAGCCTTACATTACCGCAATGACGGCCAATGCCATGCATGAAGATCGCGAAATATGCCTCAAAGCGGGTATGGACGACTATATATCCAAGCCGCTCCGCCACGAAGACATCAAAGCGGCCTTGCAGCGTGGGTATACTGCCAGACAGCCCATGCTGGAATAA
- a CDS encoding response regulator — translation MDFILIDDSVFDLFTHEKLLMRSGLAQHVTSFGSGREAIDFLMEQTTEMPETVILLDLQMPEINGFEFTGLYASLPSEIRSRIKLFMISSTVDTADILEARNNPHIIRLLSKPLEIPLLKSLLLV, via the coding sequence ATGGATTTTATACTGATTGATGACAGCGTGTTCGACTTGTTCACGCACGAAAAGCTGCTGATGCGCAGCGGTCTTGCACAACACGTCACGTCGTTTGGCTCAGGCAGGGAGGCAATTGATTTTTTGATGGAACAAACGACGGAAATGCCTGAAACGGTAATCCTGCTCGACCTGCAAATGCCTGAAATCAATGGGTTTGAGTTTACCGGACTTTATGCTTCGTTACCTTCCGAAATCCGCAGCCGCATCAAGCTCTTTATGATTTCCTCCACGGTTGATACCGCCGATATTCTCGAAGCCCGCAATAATCCCCATATTATCCGGCTCCTGTCGAAGCCCCTTGAAATTCCGCTCCTGAAATCACTGCTGCTGGTATGA